TGACCAATGCTCGGAAGCTGATGTCTCAAATGAATTGACctaggaatttttttctttgttgatagTTGACGTATTATTGTTTGtttaagaataatttatttaattctttttattaaaaatgtgttaaagtatacttatattataaaaaaaattgaaaatatgaaaaaagtaaagttttaaaaaattatatataaaaactaaaagttaaaagttgaaATCAATGCTAAATAGACTCTTAGAATAATGAATTATTTTCGTTTTGAACTATAGGGGTAGAaagaatttataaaatttcGAGATGTTACCTTTGATTTCGGATTTTGTGCTATAGGGGTAGAAAGAGTTTTTACCTTTGATTTCGGATTTTGTGCTATAGGGGTACAAAGAATTCATAAAATTTCGAGATTTTACCTTCGATTTTGGATTTTGTGCCCAAGTTGACATTTTTGAAAATGCAAACCATGGGGTTTATTTATACATGAACTCAAATCCGTTAGCAATAGCATCATCCATATTTTACTACGTGTAACAAATGTCTACCTTCTTAAAAGTTTgatcacttttttttagaatcaagttTGATCGCTTAAATGAATTATATGATGTACTAGAATTAAATTAGTGTATctttatataatttgaatttttcgtATGATAAATGGGATAACTCAATCTAACGTGGATTGAAAATTGCTATACTATTTTGTTAAGGACTTTTTCCaggaaaattattaatgttCTGTTGAAATGAATAAAATTCCCAGGACCAGCTAATAGTTCTAACATTTTAGAACTGCAAAGGTACCAGGAATAGATTTTGtaaagctttttttatttttagctaaataaataaagatggAGAGTTAATTTCATATTTTGGGTTCCAGGGAATGTAGAGCCTTTGGAGTGAGGTTAGAtgaaatttaactaaaaaagaCAACTGGCTAACTTGCAACGGTCAAAAACCTTGTAGTTTAACTGATTGACACTTCGCGTTCAAATGACCCATTCTCTGTTGTTAATATCGGagccaggaaaaaaaaaataaaagtctgaAATACCTACAATATTTAATGGGCCATGTCTGTGGATATGGTCCTTGGGCCCTTCTTGCATTTGATAGCAATGAATTGGAGCAACTTTATCACATAAAAAAGTGAAGAGAGTGACCACATTTTCACATAGATTTTGAACAGAATAGGAGACAGTTCTGTCACAAGATAACACCCTGAATCCAATGTATATCATCTTCCTACGTGGTTGATCACCATTggtttgatgttttttttttttttcctttcatattcCGTTTGATTCGAGGTCCTACTTTCACTTAAAATCACCGAAATGAAAGTAATGTGCCTCTAAATGAATCTGAAACATGAATTTTAAGCAAATCTGTTATTAGTTCATTCTGAATGTAtaccttttttttcaaaaccttaATAACTCCCTCATAGCCCAATAAACACCAGGTTGGGCCTGCTTATGCAATCTGGGattaatttcataaaaataattttacgaGATATAAAAAAAAGCAACTGATTAGATATTTGATATATCTAATATACATATTGTCAAATTTTGGAACTGTTTTCAAGTAAAATATCTGATATATCTACTTGGTTTTGGCTTGTAAGCTTTGCCTATTATAATTTGATTATTACTTATTTAAAATCTACTGCACATACGTACATATTATATGTGATATCAAGATTTGATCAGTCGAattatagaaatttaaaaatgttcgtgttatatgaaaaaaaaaaaaaaaaaaatggacccaagaaatattatgtttttagtttcaggTTTTGATTTCCTTTTTCATCCTCATTGATTGGTTTTGATAGTATACTTTTGTTTTTCgggttttgattttctttttcatcctcGTTGATTGATTTGGATCGTATACTTTTGTTGTGTAGTTTCgggttttgattttctttttcatcgTCGTTGATTGGTTTGGATCGAATACTTTTATTGGTATCTGGATCGGGCAAATTGTTTTGAGGCAATTGATCTGGTGTTGCgatgttgtttggttttttttttttttttttagggagttCTTTCTTATTGCaggcgtgtttttttttttttttttgagaatccagaCCCAGGGGTCTGCtgatattaaaagaaaagaaaactagaAAGCATCATGAGATTCAAGGAGAGCTATATCCTCAAGAATGGACTCAATCCAAACCTGTAGCTCATTACCAGACTTGGATTTTCTGGCAAGATAGTGGGCAACTAAATTGCCTAATCGTTTTACATGAAAGAAATTACAACAACGAAAATCACTAGCTAGGACAAGAGAGTCATTGATATTATTAATGGGACgaagtttaattttgtttccAATATTCATTTATAGGGtagtaaaaatattaaaaatattatatataattttttgccTTCAACTCGGGACCGTcacttgtttctcaaaaaaaagggACCATTATTGTCTTATTTAATAACACCACTTGACATAATAAACTATTAAAGTGCCattaatagtattaaaaaaagaacaaagttgGCCTAAATGCAAAAACACTCCTGAGGTTTGGGTCAATTGCAAAGACATCCCTTGGATTTCAATTATTCCTTATAACTTCTCGAGGCTTCTAAATCTACTAAATTGACCCTTGAGACTAACTTTTATCCAGTGATTGACACAAATTAGTTAGTGTTTTCTTAATATGGTCATATGATGGTAGTGTAATTTTTCCATCCATAAGAGCTAACGAAAGTTATTCCTAGGAGTTAATTTGGCAGATAAGAAAACCTCGggagttataacttataagaaagaaataaaacccTAAGGAGTGTTTTTTTGTAACCGACCCAAACCCCAAGGGgcattttggcaaaaaaaaaagtatttactTTAGTATAAATCTAAAGTAAATTAGATATAATACAAGTAACATTTAATGTGTTTTATACATTTGATTATTGAAAAAACCTGTATTTTCCAAAGTATTTTTGATACATACGATATAATATATGCATTTTAATAACTATATTGGCAAGTTATATTATCACCATGGAAGTGGAACCCAGGAATGTTACCATGGTCCACAAGAACAGCAAGAAAAAATTCTTTCATCAGAAAAGGAAATTATACTAAtcctagagaagaaaaaacaggAGCAACCGTTTACTCTTATTCAACAAGATGTGTAATAAATAAGATGATCGCCTATACCTTGAGTAAAAAAATATCCAACTCCAAGTTGAGAGCAATCTACACCAATTTTAGTTCTTCACGAGCCTCCAGAAACAATTTCCATAAAGGAGGATACTGGTTAGGAAGAATTACAAAACCTAGGAATGAGTAGCTAAACATTCAAACTGGTGGCTTCCTCACCTGGGGACTGATAGACCAAGCTCTGCAAAGCAAACAGAAAATCAATTCACAACTGCAAAATGatccaacaaaaagaaaaattctaatCAAATTCCATGCGTTTCGGTTTACTTTACATGGCACTTGAAGATGCATCAGTTGCTATTTTCTTAGTAGTTTAGTGACCTTATCTACTTCTTTTGTTTGCTTGATAATGGTAATGAAGTTATCTATCGcttttcatcaaaaaagaagaaaaagaaaacgaagCAGGTTTGCAAATAAACCTGGAGTGATTACATTTTCTTAAAACCTCCtaacaaataattatattacCATTTGCTATTGAATATAACTACTTTTATTGATGAACAGGCCAGCATGAACATCCAGAATACAGAAAATCAAATTGGAGGAGGAGAAATATAGGCACATAATAGATATTCCATGGTTGAGAAGCATTACTGAATAGTATAAAAAGTTAATATGCATTGGATTAATCATATGCTAAATATCAATGTGTTGTTATAAAGATGGATCAAATGTGCAACCTAAATATGCATACGACAAGCCCACCTTCATGAACAGCATGAAGCAAAACGATTCACGTACCATCAATTCCATCTGGTGAAAGTAACAATTCCGTCACTAAATTACCCATACAACATTTTATGAAGCTAGTTAAGTGTAAGATAATCAGAAATCAAACCATATTCAAGAAATTCAAGAAACCTCCTTGGCATAGTGAGAAATCACCTCCTTGGAGAGAGAGGTTTCAATTGGTCGAAACATTTGCTGGTCTTATGTTCTATAGCATTAATATAATATGGTTCTCCATAGAGAAATGAGAGATAGAAGGGTGTGATTTGTAGCctatattagagagagagagagagagagagagagagagagagagagagagagagagagagagtttagacTTAGATATGCAacctaaatataataaatggGCCCACCTTCATGGACAGTATGAAGCAAAACAATTCATGTATCATCAACTCCATCTGAGGAAAGTAACAAATCTGTCACTAAATCATTCAAACTAAATTATACATGACTATCACGTgtacaagaaaatataaaaaataaatattcattttgtaGGGAATTTGTCCTGGCCATGTCACAATTCATGTACCTGTAACATGAACTCCCAAAGAACAGACACACCAAGTATCATTTTCactagtgttttatttttgcaGTTGTCCTAGCGTTAATCCAAAAATGGTACACAACTAAAGTTCCTTACTATTTTTCACCTTCTTTGATGGGGAATGTACATGAATTTAAAGGTGATACTATAGTACTCCAGCACTCAAACTTCAGTTTCTTGAGTACCAGTAAATAGCAGTGATAACCTGTAAGGTTTGCCACCTAaaaattcccccccccccccccccccccccccaaaacaaaaaaaataaaagagccccaaaaaaatcctattaatgGTGATAGTTTAAAGATTCTGGTGATGAAACTCTCCACCAAAATCTCTCAAAAGTAATTTGGGATCTCAAATTCTACTCCCTGCGACATTGGGAAATTCTTGGGACCATCTCCAAACATCAGAATAGCCTTCAGGATTCTGTCCATATGAtgtattcaaaatattaatgattGCTTGTTATTCTTACCGTAAGTAGCATGAGTCAGATCATGATCTAAAATACTTATAATTATAAACattatatctaaaaaataatactttGTGACAAAAGCCATCTTAGCTGACACCAATAAAGGGATTCAAGAATGGACATTCTTAGGGATACAATGAAAATCAGTATGAGGTGGACTCCAATTACTtggggggaaattttttttgcgaaactacaacaaaaaaaatgctaaggTTTATTCATTCTGATTTACTAGTTACCAAGTGGAACGACAGTCACGACAGGATTAGTTCTATCTGAACATTTGTAGCTATGAATCaacacccccacccccccccccccccccccccaaaaaaaaaaaaaaacaaccaagaaaaagaaaagggactAGAATTCAAGGGTCAATTTTCAATGTCAACTtcaattctcttttctttcataCACACTATAGGTCAATCAATAAGTATAGAACACAagcaaattctgaaatttccaTGGGGATTTAATTAGTAAGAGGAGCAACTACTCACAATCAAGAACAATACAAAAAGAGGCTAGGGTCCAGGAGAGGAGCAGCAGAGGATACCCTGTGAGAGAGCTCGGCTACTTCCGTCCAAGCTCAGGCAGGATGTCATCCTTGCTGCGGCCATGGCGCTGTGTAGAGGCATCAGAGATTGAACGCCACCAAGTTCTGATACCGAATTCCTACCCAAATCATAATACATACAGCTATAAACAATGAGGAGAAAATTCAAACATGTGAAtggaaaatgattgaacaaaagCGCAGGCCATTTGGCTTATGAGAAAAAATGTgggaaaagaaacaaaacccatgTTGAAATAAGGAATCTcatctatataatatatatatatatataaacagaagCGGCAAATTTTTCGTACTCTTTTTTATGttgtcacttaggcttttgaaagtacaaattttatcaTCTCATCATTATGTATATAAAGATCATGTTAAACTTGGTTTAACACTTAGTTAATGCCAGTCACACCACTCAATCAATAACTTCTTATTCACTGTTGGATAAttcattcttgtttttcttaatGCACACAACAACTACTATattaatcaaatgttatttGCTATTTGTTctataaaaacatattttgccATTCAACGTAAAAACTCGTGATTTGTTCATActtttaaaataaccaaaaagaaaaaagaaaaaaaaggcgcTTCAAATTTAAATATCTTATAAATTATTCACCTCTAATTAAACAATCtaacactaaacaaaattttttttttttcacatgtcAGTTACTTAGAAAGTTAGAATTGActgttttattattaaaaaatatatatataaaaaaaacaatttaaccaAAAGTAACACTCCATAATTAAAACCTAGGAAGCATGGACACGGGTAAGAGTATGAAACAGTGATACGGGcactttctaaaaaattataacatgacatAGTAGGTATGGTACAGGTCCAGCACACCACAAATGAAATGTCCGTGCTTTATAAATTCGAGACTAAGCATATTTTTagctaactctactctactccatTCCATCCAAATGggtcctaaattttttttctttttcacaccatcgttataatatatatattttaattttgatttttctttcatgTCAATTACATAGAATTCActgttttattatttaaataaataaataaaaacaatttaacaccaaattattagaataataaaGCAATGTAACACTAAACAAAAGCTTAATTAAGTTACATTTAGTGTTACTaaacaaattataatataattacaTTGATATAAAGCAAcctaatactaaaaaaaaaacattacaatCAAATTACGTTGTATCATTTCTATtacatattgaaaaaaaaaaaaaaaaaaaagtaacctgGTAAAAGGAGAGAAACGAGGAGTGGATGGTGTGGTTGAGGAAAAGGAAGAGCGAAACGACGTCGTAGAGGGGCGGAGCCTTGGTTTAACGGTTGATTTGAGGGACGAGAGGAAGGTTCTGCCGATCACACGGTTGCAAGTGGAAGCCATCATCAAGATCAAGGTTTGGTGGAGAAGAGACGCGAAGATAGGGGTTTCACTTTCACCTGTGTGTTgggtttttacttgttttttttttttttttaggggtttATGGAACTTTTAAGCTCACTGGTCACTAAAACCTCACTAGTTCAGTATTATTTCCCAGATCTTGCCACGTCAATAATCAAgtctaatgatttttttttttttttttctaagtacatgtttttatgatataaaataaaagatagttttattattgataataatattttcaaggcaaaaatgcaaactGAGCTAtttaaatttgactaaaattcatttaaattatttaattttgctTTCGTTCAATTAAGTTTTCTAATTAAGGtttttctatcaacttctgttagtttttttttttttttaatttttatgatttgaaaaatatttttcaataattaattgaaattttataattttaaaaaaaatttgaaggaaaaaaaattaaaaacttagacaTGGTATTAATGGAGAGATTTTAATTGAGTgaacttgaaagttagaggattcAAATAaacgaaagtaaagttagatgactgaaatgaattttggtCAACTTTGAAGGAgtaatttgcatttttgcctattTTTAATGAACCACCACCTACGGTGAACTTTTATAGGTTTTTGATAAATTAGAGTTATTTTGTAATAGACTTGTTTGTTGTTAATGTTCTCTAtccaatttataataaaaaaatcgaAATATTCGTGAATTTtaattaactcaattaataaaatctctTATAGATTtaagtactatatatatatatatatatatatatatatatatatccaagtAGGAAAGAAGCAAAGATTAGAAGAGTAAATAGATGGGAAAGTAAGGGAAAAtatgaaagcaaaaaaattaagttcTTATTACAAATGAAGAGAAACATGCCTTTTATAGGTAGAAACAGACACTATTTGAATAGTAGAGAGCAGCAGGAATCACAGATGAATAATTAAGagtaaatttgatttttttttttacttttcattttacCATGATAGATCCACGAATGCAAGGAGAATACTGTAAATGAGTATTGTCATGTCTGGTGACAGCAGTAATGACTTTAGCAATTTTGTTGGTCAGTTTTGTCGGTATGTATTGATAGTGGCAATCTTGCAATCATGGGGTTGAAGCAGGAATTAGGCCTCTTCCTCAACTAAATCCGGAGTAACAATTGGGTCATGTCCACCTAACAACATTGTGACCATAAAATGTACTTCTCTAATTAAAAAGAGTACCAAGATTGCTGGGATAAGTTCTAGAGTAAGTTTCTGATTTGCTATTTTAAAAGGGTCAATCTACTCCTACACCTTCTGTTCTTTGTTTCTTGTCCACCAAATCACATTGCAGCAAATTTCTGCAAAGAAGATTAGATTTTGTGCTTCATCTTAAGGTACTTTGAGAACCCTCCAAGGGT
This genomic stretch from Quercus robur chromosome 4, dhQueRobu3.1, whole genome shotgun sequence harbors:
- the LOC126723062 gene encoding protein NONRESPONDING TO OXYLIPINS 2, mitochondrial-like isoform X3, whose translation is MMASTCNRVIGRTFLSSLKSTVKPRLRPSTTSFRSSFSSTTPSTPRFSPFTSCMYYDLGRNSVSELGGVQSLMPLHSAMAAARMTSCLSLDGSSRALSQDGIDGT
- the LOC126723062 gene encoding protein NONRESPONDING TO OXYLIPINS 2, mitochondrial-like isoform X2, whose translation is MMASTCNRVIGRTFLSSLKSTVKPRLRPSTTSFRSSFSSTTPSTPRFSPFTRNSVSELGGVQSLMPLHSAMAAARMTSCLSLDGSSRALSQELGLSVPR
- the LOC126723062 gene encoding protein NONRESPONDING TO OXYLIPINS 2, mitochondrial-like isoform X1: MMASTCNRVIGRTFLSSLKSTVKPRLRPSTTSFRSSFSSTTPSTPRFSPFTSCMYYDLGRNSVSELGGVQSLMPLHSAMAAARMTSCLSLDGSSRALSQELGLSVPR